In the genome of Cherax quadricarinatus isolate ZL_2023a chromosome 83, ASM3850222v1, whole genome shotgun sequence, one region contains:
- the LOC128702153 gene encoding selenoprotein S, with the protein MGEPEQVIAEPDEVEDVDASIDGLHPPTLEQHHPWLISYSINSALSWLAFNGWYTLGFLLFCYILWRRIEPKCQQWLRKREEFKEAAKYHKDPDKVLARERALDEARLRMQEQYNKDAQKQAEKRKEQEEKRRLERIEDWERHKRGDGYRSKTRTGASGSSEVESNNGNKPSRKPKLRPEYNPLTGDTGGGTCGWRPSQRGASGGG; encoded by the exons ATGGGGGAACCAGAACAGGTGATTGCTGAACCTGATGAGGTGGAAGATGTGGATGCTAGTATTGATGgcctccacccacccacacttgAACAACATCACCCATGGCTGATTTCTTATTCGATTAATTCAG CACTTTCATGGCTAGCTTTTAATGGATGGTACACACTTGGCTTTTTATTATTTTGCTATATTTTGTGGCGCCGTATAGAGCCAAAATGCCAGCAGTGGCTAAGAAAGCGAGAAGAATTTAAAGAAGCCGCAAAATATCACAAAG ATCCAGATAAAGTTCTGGCAAGAGAAAGGGCATTGGATGAAGCTCGCCTTCGAATGCAAGAACAGTACAATAAAGATGCACAGAAACAAGCTGAGAAAAGAAAAGAG CAAGAAGAGAAACGAAGGCTTGAACGCATAGAAGACTGGGAGCGCCACAAGCGAGGGGATGGTTATAGAAGTAAGACACGAACTGGCGCAAGTGGATCATCTGAGGTTGAGAGTAACAATGGTAATAAACCATCTAGGAAACCAAAACTCAGACCAG AATACAACCCATTGACTGGAGACACTGGTGGAGGAACATGTGGATGGAGACCATCTCAACGTGGTGCCTCAGGAGGTGGATGA